The genomic region TGCGCCATGGCTGTCTCAGATAAATCGAAGGATTTTTCCGGCCCGGCTTCCTCGCGGCCCGGGCGGTAGCTCAGGAGATAGATCTCGTCGTCGTAGTGGAGGTCCTGAAGCTCGGCGCGGAGCTGACGGGCTTCCAGAGCGTAGCCAAGGCGCTGGAAGGTCTGGTTGCCAAAGGTCAGGTCGCTCTTGCGCTCGGACGCGGCCTCGAGCCCGTCAGGGACCTTGCCGTCGCGCGGAAACAGATCGATCACATAGAGGCGGAGCGGGCCTGCAGTTTCAAGGATCGGGTCGAACGGCGCGTTCAGCGAGAACCCGCCGTCGACGAGCCAGCGGCCGGCGATCTGCACCGGAGCGAATTCGGGGAGAAACCCGCAGCTGGCCAGGATATGGTCGATTTCGATCCGCTCCGACGCGGTGTCGAACAACACGGCATCGCCGCTCTCGACGTCGGTGGCGCAGATCGTGACGCGCGGATCGCCGCCGTTCAGACGTCCGAAATCGATCAAGCGCTGCAGGCGTTCGCGGGTCGGGCCGAGATCGTAGAGGCCGCCGTAGTGAGAAGCGGGAATCGGGAGGCGGGGATGGAAGAAGCCCGAATGGCCCAGCACGCGCGTATTGATCGAGCTCAGCCACGCGAACGCATGGCGGCCCGCGTTCGGCACCTCGGTTGGACTGCTTGGCGCATGCCAATAGCTGCGTAAACTCCGCAGCCGATCCTCGCGCGGGCTCCCCGCGATCAGCGCGGCCGTGATCGCCCCTGCCGACGAGCCGGTGACCCAGTCGATCGGCAGCAGAAGAGAGGTGAGTGCTTCAAACACACCGCCATGATAGGCGCCGAGGCCGAGACCGCCCGAGAGCGCGACGGCGGTGAGAGGGCGCTCGGCTGCGGTCGTCCCTTGATCGCGAACGGACGGCACGAGGCTACTCCGGCAGAGGCGTGTCGGCGATGTCCAGCAGCGCGCCGAGACCTTGGCGGAGACGCCGCGTCGCGATGCTGTCGTTCGCAAGGCCGAACACCACGAGCGAGCGCGCGGTCACCGCGTAAGCATGCCCGAACTCGAACTCGGCCATCGGCGCGTCGGGCCGATTGGTGTCGATCAGGCCGAGCCAGCTGCGTCCCTCGGTGACCTCCGGGAGGGTGAAGTTCACGACGTCGTGGTGCGCGTTGTAGATCAGCAGCATGGTCGCATCCGAGCCGCGGCGCTTGATCCCGGTCTCCTGCGCACGGCCGTCGAGCAGCATGCCGAAGCATTTGGCGTTGCCGTCCTGCCATTGCTCCGTCGTCATCTCCTCGCCGGATGGCGAGAGCCAGGTGACGTCCTTGACGTCGAGCTCCTCGTTATGCGAGCCGACCAGGAAGCGGCTGCGGTAGAGGATCGGAAACGCCTTGCGGGTGGCGATCAGCTTGCGCACGAACTCGCGCAGGCTGCGGCCGTTCGCGGTGATGCCCATCCAGTTAAGCCAGGTTATCTCGTTGTCCTGGGCGTAAGCGTTGTTGTTGCCGTTCTGGGTGTGCCCGAACTCGTCGCCCGCGAGCAGCATCGGCGTACCGTGAGACAACAGCATCGTTGCCAGCAGATTTCGCTTCTGGCGCTCGCGCAAGGCGGTGATCTCCGGGTCGTTGGTCGGCCCTTCGACGCCGCAATTCCAGGAATGGTTGTTGCTGTGACCGTCGCGATTGTCCTCGCCATTCGCCTCGTTGTGCTTGTCGTTGTACGAGACGAGATCGGTGAGGTTGAAGCCGTCATGGGCGGTGACGAAGTTGACGCTGGCCCAAGGCCGGCGTCCGCGCTTGTTGAAGAGGTCGCCGGAGCCGGAGACGCGCTTGGCGAAGTCGGCCAGCGTGCCCGGATCGCCCTTCCAGAAGGCGCGCACCGTGTCCCTGAACTTGTCGTTCCACTCGGCCCAGCCCGGCGGAAACTGACCGACCTGGTAGCCACCGGGCCCGATGTCCCAGGGTTCTGCGATCAGCTTGACGCTGGAGAGCACGGGATCCTGGCGGCAGGCGTCGAGGAAGCCGCCGCCTTCATCGAAGCCATAGGGTTCGCGCGCCAGGATGGTGGCGAGGTCGAAACGGAAGCCGTCGACCCGCATCTCGGTCGCCCAGTAGCGCAAGGAATCGGCGACGAGTTGCAGCACACGCTGATGCGAAAGATTGACCGTGTTTCCGGTTCCGGTGTCGTTGATATAGTAGCGCTTCTTGTGCGGCAGCAGGCGGTAATAGCTGGCATTGTCGATGCCCTTGAACGACAGGGTCGGGCCGAGCTCGTTGCCTTCGGCGGTGTGATTGTAGACGACGTCGAGAATGATCTCGATGCCATGGGCATGAAACTGGTTGACCATGGCCTTGAACTCGTTCGCGAACGGCGTCTTCAGGTAGCGCGGCTCCGGGGCGAAGAAGGCAATGGAATTGTAGCCCCAGTAATTGCGCAGGCCTTTCTCGATCAGATAGCTGTCGTCGACGAAGGCATGGATCGGCAGCAGCTCGGCGCTGGTGATGCCGAGCGAGCGCAAGTAAGCCGGGATTTCCGAATGTGTGAGGCCCGAGAATGTGCCGCGGTCGGCTTCCGGCACCAGCGGATGCAGCTGGGTAAAGCCCTTGACGTGCATCTCGTAGAAGATCGTGCGTTCCCACGGCACTTCCGGCTTCCGCGCCATGCCCCAGGTAAAGGCGGGATCGATGACGCGGCATTTTTGCATCAAGGGCGCGCTGTCGCGTTCGTCGTAGGAGAGGTCCTTGTCGGCGTGATCGAGCTGGTAGCCGAACAGCTCCGGTCCCCAGCGGAGCTGGCCGACCAGCTGCCTGGCGTAGGGATCGAGCACGAGCTTGTTGGGATTGAAGCGGTGGCCGGCGTCGGGTTCATAAGGGCCGTGGACGCGATAGCCGTAGACGGTGCCGGGGCGGGCGGAGGGCAGATAGCCGTGCCACAC from Bradyrhizobium sp. CB1015 harbors:
- a CDS encoding patatin-like phospholipase family protein, with the protein product MPSVRDQGTTAAERPLTAVALSGGLGLGAYHGGVFEALTSLLLPIDWVTGSSAGAITAALIAGSPREDRLRSLRSYWHAPSSPTEVPNAGRHAFAWLSSINTRVLGHSGFFHPRLPIPASHYGGLYDLGPTRERLQRLIDFGRLNGGDPRVTICATDVESGDAVLFDTASERIEIDHILASCGFLPEFAPVQIAGRWLVDGGFSLNAPFDPILETAGPLRLYVIDLFPRDGKVPDGLEAASERKSDLTFGNQTFQRLGYALEARQLRAELQDLHYDDEIYLLSYRPGREEAGPEKSFDLSETAMAQRWRAGFLDMQYAASLTPDPNEICSVRRP
- the glgX gene encoding glycogen debranching protein GlgX, translating into MDQPAHSDDALSRTASRLRRTRITEGRPFPLGATWDGLGVNFALFSAHATKVELCLFDDTGETELERIELPEYTDEVWHGYLPSARPGTVYGYRVHGPYEPDAGHRFNPNKLVLDPYARQLVGQLRWGPELFGYQLDHADKDLSYDERDSAPLMQKCRVIDPAFTWGMARKPEVPWERTIFYEMHVKGFTQLHPLVPEADRGTFSGLTHSEIPAYLRSLGITSAELLPIHAFVDDSYLIEKGLRNYWGYNSIAFFAPEPRYLKTPFANEFKAMVNQFHAHGIEIILDVVYNHTAEGNELGPTLSFKGIDNASYYRLLPHKKRYYINDTGTGNTVNLSHQRVLQLVADSLRYWATEMRVDGFRFDLATILAREPYGFDEGGGFLDACRQDPVLSSVKLIAEPWDIGPGGYQVGQFPPGWAEWNDKFRDTVRAFWKGDPGTLADFAKRVSGSGDLFNKRGRRPWASVNFVTAHDGFNLTDLVSYNDKHNEANGEDNRDGHSNNHSWNCGVEGPTNDPEITALRERQKRNLLATMLLSHGTPMLLAGDEFGHTQNGNNNAYAQDNEITWLNWMGITANGRSLREFVRKLIATRKAFPILYRSRFLVGSHNEELDVKDVTWLSPSGEEMTTEQWQDGNAKCFGMLLDGRAQETGIKRRGSDATMLLIYNAHHDVVNFTLPEVTEGRSWLGLIDTNRPDAPMAEFEFGHAYAVTARSLVVFGLANDSIATRRLRQGLGALLDIADTPLPE